The following proteins are encoded in a genomic region of Aquifex aeolicus VF5:
- a CDS encoding low molecular weight phosphatase family protein gives MKIGFISKKGAVRALLAEAIAREILKKMGIKAEVYSAGLEPERTTPREVIEVLKEKGYPTKSLYPKPIRKIPYKSLDVVVILDNEIKDKCPFEISHKRRENLHIDEPKNLSIPELRRIRDKIEEELKKLFGVNKEVKKKVSK, from the coding sequence ATGAAAATCGGATTCATAAGCAAAAAGGGAGCTGTAAGGGCACTGCTTGCGGAAGCCATAGCTAGGGAAATCTTAAAGAAGATGGGCATAAAGGCTGAAGTTTACTCCGCAGGACTCGAACCCGAAAGAACTACTCCCAGGGAAGTAATAGAAGTCCTGAAGGAAAAGGGATATCCTACAAAAAGTCTTTATCCTAAACCCATAAGAAAAATTCCCTACAAAAGTCTTGACGTTGTCGTGATTTTAGATAACGAGATAAAGGATAAATGTCCCTTTGAGATTTCTCACAAGAGGAGGGAAAACCTACACATAGATGAACCCAAAAACCTTTCCATACCCGAACTCAGAAGGATAAGGGATAAGATAGAGGAGGAACTGAAAAAGCTCTTCGGAGTAAACAAGGAAGTAAAGAAAAAGGTTTCAAAATAG
- a CDS encoding Trm112 family protein codes for MVDKELLEILACPKCKGDLKYEEEKEILICEKCKVYYEIKEGIPILLPESAKPLSG; via the coding sequence ATGGTAGACAAAGAACTTCTCGAAATTCTCGCCTGTCCGAAGTGTAAGGGTGATTTAAAGTATGAGGAGGAAAAGGAAATCCTTATATGTGAAAAGTGTAAGGTTTATTACGAAATAAAGGAGGGGATACCTATACTTCTGCCCGAGTCTGCGAAACCTCTTTCAGGATAA
- a CDS encoding HAD family hydrolase, giving the protein MKYLFDRFDLWKYFEAIIDEDEVGDPNLRKPHPYPLHLCMEMLGAQEGLYIGDNNADWEMVYSYRKMYRKPVKFVHFKKVFQEDIPSDYSTDREEELKEIILKEVSQTRAEV; this is encoded by the coding sequence TTGAAGTACCTCTTTGACAGGTTTGACCTTTGGAAGTACTTTGAAGCGATAATAGACGAGGACGAGGTGGGAGACCCGAACTTAAGGAAGCCCCACCCTTACCCCCTTCACCTCTGTATGGAAATGCTCGGTGCTCAGGAAGGACTCTACATCGGTGACAACAACGCGGACTGGGAAATGGTTTACTCTTACAGGAAGATGTACAGGAAACCTGTTAAGTTCGTTCACTTTAAAAAGGTCTTTCAAGAAGATATACCTTCAGATTACTCAACGGATCGGGAAGAAGAATTAAAGGAAATTATCCTGAAAGAGGTTTCGCAGACTCGGGCAGAAGTATAG
- a CDS encoding HAD hydrolase-like protein — protein sequence MKAAIFDVDGVIVDVRNSYHHAIKETIKHFTGRELELSYIREFKFKNGINNDWDVTYELIKNLGYKPPDYKELVEVFEGYYDKLKDKEELILKPEFFESLKRNGVVMAWSREDREGI from the coding sequence ATGAAAGCAGCTATATTTGACGTGGACGGAGTAATTGTAGACGTGAGGAATTCCTATCACCACGCAATAAAGGAAACCATAAAGCACTTCACCGGAAGAGAACTGGAACTTTCGTACATCCGGGAGTTTAAATTTAAAAACGGAATAAACAACGACTGGGACGTTACTTACGAATTAATAAAGAACCTCGGCTACAAACCGCCGGATTACAAGGAACTCGTAGAAGTTTTCGAAGGCTATTACGACAAATTAAAAGACAAAGAAGAGTTAATACTAAAACCCGAGTTCTTTGAAAGCTTGAAGAGAAATGGCGTGGTTATGGCGTGGTCACGGGAAGACCGAGAAGGGATTTGA
- a CDS encoding LysR substrate-binding domain-containing protein → MIDISKLKTFVTVAELGSFSKASEVLYITQPAVTQQIKALEKTVGAKLFQRQGGRMVLTEEGKRIYEIAKLLLNSYEGLMEEIARIKKDLKDTLFLVLSATPSEYIIPKIIAEFHKEFPSSKIKIFTGNSHDVEEGLVSGVLNVGIIERKPSDKFVDIPFLEDEIVFFTYPEHPIAKEGEIEPERLYELDLVMREAHSGTRKLVREKLEELGIMFDKLNIKIESTSSRNIIQIVKNGYGCSFLSKGLLNGEIKAGNLVVVKIKGFEIKRRFHIIYPKNSTITFLASNFIQYLLEKTKEVELTV, encoded by the coding sequence ATGATTGATATTTCTAAGCTCAAGACTTTTGTTACCGTCGCGGAGCTGGGAAGTTTTTCAAAAGCATCGGAGGTTTTATACATAACTCAACCAGCAGTAACACAGCAGATAAAAGCTCTGGAAAAAACAGTAGGAGCCAAACTCTTCCAGAGACAGGGCGGAAGGATGGTCCTGACTGAAGAGGGAAAGAGAATATACGAAATAGCAAAACTCCTTTTAAACAGTTACGAAGGACTTATGGAAGAAATAGCGAGGATAAAGAAAGATTTGAAAGATACGCTATTCCTCGTTCTCAGCGCAACCCCCAGCGAGTACATAATCCCGAAGATAATAGCGGAATTTCACAAGGAATTTCCAAGTTCCAAGATAAAGATATTTACGGGAAACTCTCACGACGTTGAAGAAGGACTCGTTTCCGGAGTTCTGAACGTGGGAATAATAGAGAGAAAGCCTTCTGATAAATTCGTTGATATTCCCTTTTTAGAGGACGAGATAGTATTTTTCACTTATCCCGAACACCCGATAGCAAAGGAGGGAGAAATAGAACCGGAAAGGCTTTACGAACTGGATCTCGTTATGAGGGAAGCCCACTCGGGAACGAGGAAACTCGTGAGGGAAAAGCTCGAAGAACTCGGAATAATGTTCGATAAATTGAACATAAAAATCGAATCAACAAGCAGCAGAAACATAATACAGATAGTAAAAAACGGTTACGGATGCTCTTTCCTGTCTAAAGGATTACTGAACGGAGAAATAAAAGCGGGAAATTTAGTAGTCGTTAAGATTAAAGGTTTTGAAATAAAGAGGAGATTCCACATAATTTATCCAAAAAACAGTACTATCACTTTCTTGGCGAGCAACTTCATACAGTACTTACTTGAGAAAACAAAAGAGGTGGAGCTCACGGTATGA
- a CDS encoding DsrE family protein, giving the protein MSEQQQAADLVIILITGPENPKRLPSAFFLASTAAAADMNVVMYFTGPATLLLKKGVAESIRPMEEGNTIKDFMELALDNGVQFVGCLQSLELNGMTKEDLAFDVPLLTPSQALPSLGQAGRVLTW; this is encoded by the coding sequence ATGAGCGAACAACAACAAGCTGCTGATCTTGTAATCATATTAATAACAGGTCCCGAAAATCCTAAGAGACTTCCATCTGCTTTCTTCCTCGCTTCAACCGCTGCTGCTGCTGACATGAACGTGGTCATGTACTTCACCGGACCAGCTACACTCCTTCTCAAGAAAGGCGTTGCGGAAAGCATACGTCCCATGGAAGAAGGAAATACCATCAAGGACTTTATGGAACTCGCATTGGACAACGGTGTTCAGTTCGTCGGATGTCTCCAGTCCTTAGAACTCAACGGAATGACAAAGGAAGACTTAGCCTTTGACGTACCGCTTTTAACACCCAGCCAGGCACTTCCTTCGCTCGGTCAGGCGGGAAGAGTTCTCACCTGGTAA
- the thyX gene encoding FAD-dependent thymidylate synthase produces MKIYLMGSDQRIVRCARVSFAKDSYVDEKRDKRLIRYLFKHRHASPFEHNIIAFEWKKEKWIELLSKLENPTVQVYYSNGFVFLNLRNAINVWELLPDAVKERIKEAFPTTYGVIQRRGEIEDEELYSLPYTKDKAYVKEKIETSSGWIGLVDKLELETDMDFYTFVVECPLFVARQWMRHRFGSYNEVSKRYVGKEFLEFYLPKYIRKQAEKNKQASVDEPISESEVFIKKIENLISKSVKLYEEIIEKGGAKELARGVLPQFMKTRFYWTVPRISLDNFITLRTHEGAQKEIREFAEAIKEMVGYRGTDKKNVI; encoded by the coding sequence ATGAAAATCTACTTAATGGGCTCGGACCAGAGGATAGTTAGGTGTGCGAGGGTGTCCTTTGCAAAGGACTCATATGTCGATGAAAAGAGGGACAAAAGACTCATTCGCTACCTCTTCAAGCACAGGCACGCGTCTCCCTTTGAGCACAACATCATTGCCTTTGAGTGGAAAAAGGAGAAGTGGATAGAACTCCTTTCAAAGCTGGAAAACCCTACCGTTCAGGTTTACTACTCAAATGGCTTTGTTTTTCTTAACTTAAGGAACGCTATCAACGTATGGGAACTTTTGCCCGACGCAGTCAAAGAAAGGATAAAGGAGGCTTTTCCTACCACTTACGGAGTAATTCAGCGGAGAGGGGAAATTGAGGATGAGGAACTTTATTCCCTTCCCTACACTAAAGATAAAGCTTACGTAAAGGAAAAGATTGAGACGAGTTCTGGCTGGATCGGGCTTGTTGATAAGCTGGAACTGGAAACTGATATGGATTTTTACACTTTTGTGGTTGAATGCCCTCTTTTTGTAGCCCGTCAGTGGATGAGGCACAGGTTCGGCTCTTACAACGAGGTTTCTAAAAGGTACGTGGGAAAGGAGTTTCTGGAATTTTATCTCCCTAAATACATAAGAAAGCAAGCGGAGAAAAACAAACAGGCTTCTGTGGATGAACCTATTTCTGAGAGTGAAGTTTTTATAAAAAAAATAGAAAATTTGATAAGCAAAAGCGTAAAGCTCTACGAGGAGATAATAGAAAAGGGCGGTGCAAAAGAGCTCGCAAGGGGAGTGCTTCCCCAGTTTATGAAAACGAGGTTTTACTGGACCGTTCCGAGGATTTCTCTTGACAACTTCATAACCCTCAGAACTCACGAAGGTGCACAAAAAGAGATAAGGGAATTTGCAGAAGCTATAAAGGAAATGGTAGGATACAGGGGAACTGATAAGAAGAACGTCATTTAA
- the rtcA gene encoding RNA 3'-terminal phosphate cyclase, with the protein MGEFLELDGSYGEGGGQIVRTALFLSTLLQVPVRIYNIRAKREKPGLKRQHLNIVKLLKRFAKAKVKGDELGSIELEYKPQKLKPGYYEVNFDTAGSIPLFLQTILPLSLFVPGEVVIKVIGGTDVPKSPTIDWVRFVFLHYIYKVPEFIRLEVLKRGFYPAGGGIVQLSVRNKLEKQPENLQEVKEYLKDKVNLYRTERGEIRKIHVFSVAHEELRERKVAERQAKGAIEALKNLGYPEPEVYRQYANANSIGTSITIWLEDTKGNVLGADNLGKKGKLAEVVGAEAVKKLHEDWSSGATVDRHLADHLIPLMALVGGEIRVPQFTGHLLTNIWVCEQFLGKIFEVDEKEKIVRTQGIS; encoded by the coding sequence ATGGGAGAGTTTCTGGAGCTTGACGGCTCGTACGGAGAAGGCGGAGGGCAGATAGTAAGAACGGCATTATTTTTAAGCACACTCCTACAGGTTCCCGTAAGGATTTACAACATAAGGGCAAAAAGGGAAAAACCTGGACTCAAGAGACAACACCTAAACATAGTAAAACTTCTCAAAAGATTTGCAAAGGCAAAGGTGAAGGGAGACGAACTCGGCTCTATTGAGCTTGAATACAAACCTCAAAAGTTAAAACCGGGTTATTACGAAGTGAACTTTGACACCGCAGGTTCTATTCCTCTTTTCTTGCAAACCATTCTTCCGCTCTCCCTTTTCGTTCCCGGAGAAGTAGTGATAAAGGTTATCGGTGGAACGGACGTACCAAAAAGTCCGACAATAGACTGGGTGAGGTTCGTATTTCTCCACTACATCTACAAAGTTCCCGAATTTATCAGACTTGAAGTTTTAAAGAGAGGCTTTTACCCTGCGGGTGGCGGGATTGTCCAATTAAGCGTAAGGAACAAATTAGAAAAACAGCCGGAAAACTTACAAGAAGTGAAGGAATACCTGAAAGATAAAGTTAACCTTTACAGAACTGAGAGAGGAGAGATTAGAAAAATTCACGTGTTTTCCGTGGCTCACGAAGAGTTAAGGGAAAGGAAAGTGGCGGAAAGGCAGGCAAAGGGAGCTATAGAAGCTCTAAAAAACTTAGGCTACCCTGAACCAGAGGTTTACAGACAGTACGCAAACGCAAACTCAATAGGAACGAGCATAACCATCTGGCTTGAAGACACTAAAGGAAACGTTCTCGGTGCGGATAACCTGGGTAAAAAGGGAAAGCTTGCAGAGGTTGTGGGAGCAGAGGCCGTAAAAAAATTACACGAAGACTGGAGCTCCGGTGCCACCGTTGACAGACACCTTGCGGACCACTTGATACCTCTGATGGCTCTGGTCGGAGGTGAGATAAGAGTTCCTCAGTTTACCGGGCATCTCCTCACAAATATATGGGTTTGTGAACAGTTTCTGGGAAAGATTTTTGAAGTTGACGAAAAAGAGAAAATTGTAAGAACTCAAGGGATTTCTTGA
- the yaaA gene encoding peroxide stress protein YaaA: protein MIFYLLPSEKKQSTMDLVKEDYFSIWENREKNRFPELNPYRKELIEYFKVETKPLAPAWRRYNGKFWDSLEFWCLPPEVQQNIIDRGIIISPLFGMLGVNDPIPRYSVTFQDKYKGKKLTEFWKEVLKDISKKMFESSVIFDFLTTEQRETLTFPEDVTFVRFDYIRKGKKVVNPMPHRAYTLRYIVEKNVDLNSLEKINFYDYKVSKIEKEGNVIRVIMESEGRYI from the coding sequence ATGATTTTTTACCTGCTTCCTTCGGAGAAAAAGCAGTCCACGATGGACCTCGTAAAGGAGGACTACTTCTCAATATGGGAAAACAGGGAAAAGAACAGGTTCCCTGAACTGAATCCCTATAGAAAGGAATTAATAGAGTACTTCAAGGTAGAAACTAAACCCCTTGCTCCCGCGTGGAGGAGGTATAATGGGAAATTCTGGGACAGTCTTGAGTTTTGGTGTCTTCCGCCCGAAGTTCAACAAAACATAATAGACAGGGGAATTATAATATCTCCGCTTTTTGGCATGCTCGGAGTCAATGACCCAATACCGAGGTACTCGGTAACCTTTCAGGACAAGTACAAAGGAAAAAAGCTAACGGAGTTCTGGAAAGAGGTTTTAAAGGACATATCTAAAAAGATGTTTGAAAGTTCTGTAATTTTTGACTTTTTAACGACAGAGCAGAGGGAAACACTAACCTTCCCTGAAGACGTTACCTTCGTGAGGTTTGATTACATAAGAAAAGGTAAGAAGGTGGTAAACCCTATGCCTCACAGGGCCTACACCCTGAGGTACATAGTCGAGAAAAACGTGGACCTGAATTCCCTTGAGAAGATAAACTTCTACGACTACAAAGTTTCTAAAATTGAAAAGGAGGGAAACGTTATAAGAGTAATAATGGAAAGTGAAGGAAGATACATTTAA